In Erigeron canadensis isolate Cc75 chromosome 1, C_canadensis_v1, whole genome shotgun sequence, a single window of DNA contains:
- the LOC122610671 gene encoding E3 ubiquitin-protein ligase CIP8 — protein sequence MVDLLLASLIINLDFIPIVYFVFWYSFLEFIIKKLMADFRSIQIQQHHHDLQQQQQPDEEDLIRERIIFPVNLDLIHQLEQNYDDVSEDYDEDDDYDDDDVNTVLIEDYDDDDDEELIPVPIEDFDDEYDFEDDDFDDDFDDDYPDDFDDEEENYMTSPSRVSNSVTVNVCGNGTEETSSSSISNGNGDHIDGLICPICFEPWTSCGTHQICCLPCGHLYGLSCIKKWLYQRRSSGKCPQCNSLCTFKDVRVLYVNRLCVADEELQKRVRLLEAKCAYLEQKVVPLTPDELIGQICNNPTLLQRLATTLTELQQPQVSP from the exons atggtCGATTTATTACTAGCATCACTAATAATCAATCTCGATTTCATTCCAATTGTATATTTCGTCTTCTGGTATTCATTTCTGGAATTTATCATCAAAAAACTAATGGCCGATTTCAGATCCATTCAAATCCAACAACATCATCATGAtctccaacaacaacaacaaccagaTGAAGAAGACCTAATTAGAGAAAGAATCATATTTCCTGTTAATCTGGATTTAATTCATCAATTAGAACAAAATTACGATGACGTCAGCGAAGATTATGATGAAGATGACGAttacgatgatgatgatgtaaacACTGTGTTAATAGAGGATTacgatgacgatgatgatgaagagttGATTCCTGTTCCAATTGAAGATTTTGATGACGAATATGAttttgaagatgatgattttgacgatgattttgatgatgattatcctgatgattttgatgatgaagaagaaaattaTATGACGTCACCTTCTAGGGTTTCGAATTCGGTTACGGTGAATGTTTGTGGTAATGGAACGGAAGAGACGAGTAGTAGTAGTATTAGTAACGGTAACGGTGATCACATTGACGGTTTAATTTGCCCGATTTGCTTTGAACCGTGGACCAGCTGTGGAACTCATCAAATTTG TTGCTTACCTTGTGGACATCTATATGGGTTGTCATGTATTAAGAAGTGGCTTTATCAACGTCGAAGTTCTGGGAAG TGCCCTCAGTGCAACAGTTTATGCACATTTAAGGATGTGAGAGTGCTGTATGTAAATCGGCTTTGTGTTGCTGATGAAGAGTTACAGAAG AGAGTGCGGTTACTTGAAGCTAAATGTGCTTATCTTGAACAAAAG GTCGTCCCATTAACACCTGATGAGTTGATTGGTCAGATCTGCAACAACCCGACTCTTTTGCAACGACTAGCAACAACGCTTACTGAGTTACAGCAGCCACAGGTTTCCCCTTGA